The following is a genomic window from Rhododendron vialii isolate Sample 1 chromosome 9a, ASM3025357v1.
ATCAGCAACTCTAATAATGCTCTTCCGCGGTTTTCATGATCTCTCTTCATGGGTTTGTGAGTAACAAGTTCGAATCCGTTTGTTACAGGATTTTGTTCACGGATTTTCTGATACTAAGTTCGGCTATTCCCACCGAATCAGGTAGAATCCGTTTCGACTCTAGAAAACCATCCATCCACTTTGGAACATCTCTTTTCAGATTCTTCTAGAGGTTAGTCTGGTGCCAACAAAAGTTGATATGTCAGCAACACCGTCAAACTCTTGCGCCGGTGAAACATCTACAGATTTTAATCATCAGAAACTTTTCCATAAAAGAACATCAATAACCAGCGGGGCAATTTGGTGGACTACATCCTCGGAGTTTTCTCCGACTCCTACCAAGAAGGATAGTAACAACGGAAATGTTgcggatcaacaaaaaaaaaaaaacacaacggAAATGTCATATGCCTGGAACAGTATACCCCTGGAAGTACCTAGTGTCGAAGTGTATGGTGGCTAAAATATACTTCAAACGATTTTGGTCCACAGGTTCTGTATTCTTGGTACTTTTCTTAGTGTGGCAAATGGAAGAATTGAGATCTTTTTCCCCAATCCGCTGAACTCCatttgaataaacaaaaactgaacACAAGGAACAAAGAACATCGTCAGACCAATAGAACATAACCAGCCAATCTGAGCAAAAAAGAAGACGATTATTTTGGCTTTGGCCCTTGACTTCAGCTCGAGGAACTTTTGAAACAAGGCAAATAGTAGCGGCCAAATAGAATCTAGAGAATTTTCAACGGCAACTCTGAGAAGGCAGATTTACCCCGAAAAAATGTCTGAGAAGGCAGCATCTTGCTTCCCAGCCCGCGGCATAACAGGTATATAAGTCATCCCTATACAGATTGAAGACTTGAAGTAAAGCAGTTTGAACAGAACAAGAGAAAGATTAGCAGCAAACACCAAAAAGAGTGAACAACAGATTGCTATAAGTTATTCCTATCAAGAGGAGGAAATAAAACGAGATCGAGATCAATTAGCATTTAGCAGTGATGAGTATATTTTTGGACACCCCTTGCCGAGCTCTGAAAATGTGTCACGTGTCAAGAAACCATTGCTCGGTGAACAAGCTCGACCGTGAGAGTCAATATTCTGCTCGGTACCAGGCGCTAGGCTTGTGCGGTAAGGAAACTCGAGGAACGGTTGGGTCATCCCACACATCACGCCTAAAATCACTCTCCCATGGGACAAGCATAACAGTTATAACTCCCCCACACGATCTCATAATTTTCCATGACCAACCTCCATTTCTCCCATGTTCTCCTACAATCTAGGTACCATCATTCCATGAACAAAACTCCTCCTTCCCCTATTCCAGAAGGTAACCCCACTCACCCACAATTCGAGGTCATAATCGTGGGTGAGACACACACCAGAGCATATTCCTACAAATATGTGCACGGCAGGCATCTTTGCAGGTAGACACtctatttttcctcttttacaataCCTTCTCTCAATCATTCACCGACTAACTTGATCGTTGGAGGGTCCACGACCGGAAACACCACCGGTCCTTGGACTTGTTTTGCAGGAAATCCTTCCCAAAGGCTCTTGGTGCGATCATTCAGATTTGGCAGCAATCCCATCGAAGTGCTCAGATCGACCGTCCAAATTTTGGCATCAACAAGCAGCAAACACCAAAAAGCCAACAGTCACCCATTATGTTTCTTTGTTCGAGGGAGCATTCACTAACCGTGTTAGTCCCAGCACCAATGTATACTAAAAACTGAAAACTCAGCGCATGAGGCTCCAACCTCTTCGGGGAAGGGTCGGATAGATAAACATATGCTACTGATAACTGTCTTTGCAAGCAACTTCTAGGCTGCGTCACTGAATTAGCTAACATTCAGTAGTCCCTGAACATTAGAAAACGAAGAATTAAAACAACAGTTCTCCATAACTCATTAGTTGAAACCTAAAGCAATCTCGCAGttggacaaaagaaaaaagcaaaacaaaagaaaaagagtccAGTGTGGTTGCTTAAAGAACATATTTACTGACTAAATGCTTATGCTGGCAGGATGGAACAACTGAGTACATTAACATTCTTGATAATTCAATTATTGCAGTATCTTACCAAGACAACACATCACCGAATGAAAAATCTTCCACTGTACAACATAAAACTGACAAACTGAGAAAAGTCATCACCAAATGACCAGATGAGCAGATTAGCGACATAGAGACACAAGCAGTACAAAGTGAAGGAGAAATCAATGCACCTAATTGGAAGCAACAAATTTCATTTGCACGAGTGGAAGGACTCAAAACAACTTGTATCAACAAAAATGTATCAAATCATGAGATGCAAAATAACTGGGAAATTGAATCATTTCTATGTCAAATTGGTACATTGTGAGGGAGGACATCCATAACTTTTCTACCCCATACCCACATCCTTATCACTTTGCAAGATCCATCTTTTCCTTATACAACTTCAATAGCTCAGGAGCTTCCTCTTTCTGATAGCTCAAAACCTTCTTTAGGAACTGCATTTCAGAAAAATGTAGCAATGTTACCAAGCTGATATCTTTGGTCTCAATTAAACCTTTCGACAACAAAGCTTGATAAACTGCACTCCTCGGAACAATCCTATTCTGCAAGCTCATTGCAATAATTATTGGCTTTCTTGCCAGGAACGAAGATTCCCAACCCAtttgattgacaaaaaaatccATCGCCGCATTTATCTTTTTCTCTGATGCAGCCATACACATTGGATAAATCTTAAAAGCTCCAATAATATCATTATCAGTCCAACCCCATTTCTTATAAACCTCAACCTTCTTTTCCCACGTCAACTTAGTCATTGCCCTCAACACATGGACGGCCACCACAAACATCTTTTTCGAAGAATCGAAACCCATTTTCTTAACCTCATCCAAAACCGTACTATTCCATTTGATGTCCCTCGTCAGTCCAATGGGTTGGCTCTTCAACAAAAACATGATATTCGAATTCGAAACACCAGCTTCTCTCAGTAGCTCAATATTGGCCGTCACATGAGTTTGCTTCAACAAAAGTAACCCGGAATAGAGCTTCATAGCACTCACAGTTGTCTCCTCGGATCGAAGCAAACCACTGAAAAATTTGAAAGACGGTATGATCCAGTTTTCCAAGCTTCTTGCCAAAAGGAGTGGGGATGCAGATACCATCTTGGCAACATCTCCACTTGAAAGGCCTTTAGACATGAAGAATTCGAGTTTGGGCAGAATGGATTTATCGGGGTTGCACAAGAGCACGCGAGGTTGCTTTGCAATGATGCGTGTGATCTGGGTTTGGGTGAATCCGTGTTTCTTGAAGCATGCCAGGACTGAGTCTGGCTTGCCAGTAGCTTCAAATTTCACACAGTACTTTGATGCCGACAGTGATAGAGCTTTTTCTGGAGTAAACCCACATGATTTTACGAGGTAACGCACCGTGAACGAGTGTTGATTTGGTGAGTTGTTGAGGGATTGGAGAGACGACGAAAAGGGGTGGTTTTGAATGAGATAGTGATAACGAAGTGGTGAAACCCTAGCAGGAGAGCTCACATGGTACAGAGATTTGCGGATAAACTTAAGCATTGATGAAACTCTCAAGGCAAAGGGAGGAGCTTACCTTCGAGATCCTGCCgattttgaaaacatccctCTAGAAGGCTCCTCTTCCTTGCTAAACCCTCTCGGATGATGCTGTCAGAGGTTTTTCAAGTACAAGAAAACACGCCGCAATCTTATGTCAAAAAACACACGAAAATACGAAAACTTGGGCAAATTTTCAATAAAGCACATTTATTAAACATGATTTTTCGAGTTACTTCCctccaaattaaaattttcaattagttatttaattaattggttgaaaataatccaaaaaattatgaatggaagtagtttattttatttattaaaaaatgcGTATCTTGTGGGAGACTATCCAAATTGAGTAGAGGAGGAATCATTTGGTGGTCTTTAGGCATTGTCACGCGGTGCTCAACACCCTGATCCACCTCACATTTCTATGTGATTCATACAATTAGTATTAGACCCTGCATAAATGTGTGATAGATAAAGCTATTGAAACATTACGTGGCGGTGCTTCAAGACCACCGAATAAAAtgtttgggacagagggagtaattagTTTACTAATCATACAAAGAAGTACTAGGAGTAAGTAGATTTGATGAGATGGAATTTTGAAGAGTTACCTTTCTTTCTTCAAACTTGGAGAACTTGGAGAGGAGAGCTACACCAAAATGATAAAGTTCGCTACTTTTCTTGGAGTATACCTCTTGCTGacatgaattttaaaaatagcttaattttgattttctacCTATTTGGAGAAGCTAGAATGCAAAAGATTACTTTCAGATTGGACATCATCCCTTGAATTTATATAACCCTCTGTGTGAATTTCCAACTTTCCTTCTGCATAAGAAATACTCCGTACTACATAGAATAGTACGTAAGAAAAAGGGGAGGGTAAAGCCATCATATGGTGTTGTGTATGTGATACAAACATTTGGGTAGAACTCATCCTTGAAAATAGGCTTATAATGGCAGAGTGTCCAAGAGCATGCACATGGCTAAGTCCATACTTAGCCGATGTGAGACAATAGGATCGTAACATACCACCACGCTCGGCAACCGATGTCCACGACAGCCCACTCTATCGACATTGACCCGATAGtagctctctctcttttttggcgACTCCACCCACCTATCAGTATTCAATACTTGTAAGTATTATAATTCAGCCTATAGGTCGCCCCCTTCACGGGTCGAATTGCAACGCGGCGCTGGCTATGATACTAATGATACAAACCATTGGGTAGAATTCAATCTTAAAAATCGGCTTATAAAAGGAAGGTGTCCAAAAGCTTATATGCGCATGGCCAAATCCGTACTTGGCGGATATGAGACACTAGAATCTTAACAGTGTGAAGCATGAACCGTTCAGTGAGAAATTCAAGAACCACAACCGAGGGCCACTTAGTAAAGTTCACATATGCAAATGCCAAGTATTAAGCCTTAAAATCTTGTTTGTGTGTCAGAGATAGAAATGATACCTGTCtttgtcccataatatttgttggGTCTGTAAAATGagaattcaaaaataaatatattttaaaaaaaaaaattcaactttttcataaatcaaaagaACATatcgatatctagtaaattgttcaatttttttttttggaatttcttgaaaaaattgtattatttttacgttcttgTGCGTTTTGTGAACCGGAAAAAAATAATGGGATGGAGCGCTACTGGGCTATGGGTGATAGTATATAAACTCCTTTGGGATATGCCAAATTTAAAAAGGAATCCAGTGTTTTATCTTGGGTTTTTGGTTGGATCGTAACACATAGCAGTATTTCTTAACTTATCCTTGTACAAATCACATGAGGACTAAATTGGAAGAACAAAACAACCATGTCTGTTACCTCTGGTTTGGAGAGGATACTTGAGTCCCATCTCCCCACTCAAATTTTTATATCCCGAGATACATAGTCTGTGTCATCATAATATATAATTCCCTCTTCAACGCAGCAGCAAACGTTGAATTGCGAGGCCAACAACATTACATATCGAGTTGGAGGGTTTGAGTGGGTACCACGTCGTGTCTGCTCGACGCATTCGAGCTatttattgcattttttgatggtttagatttggagagagaaattgttAGGGTGAAAGAAGGGAGAGaatttcaatccgaaccgttcaaacgTATACTGAACGGCCTGACCCAAATGTGTCGAGCGGGTACCACCCACCGAAAAATTTATCTTCTCTTCTTAGCTCTTCTCACTCTAATaaatttagaagaaaaaaaaaggcagaAAAAGGATCCCACAGTACTCTCATTCAACTCAACGTCACAAAACGAGTGCCCAAAAGAACAAGTGGAGTAGTCTTCTAGAAaaccctctttttttcttcctttttaggCCAAGAATCCTTTACTCCTCCCCTGCTTAACCCCTTCCCTTCCCCATGGCCCATAGAATCTTCCAttcccattttcctttcttgacCATGAACTAATCCTTCCCTCTAGAAGCCTTACCCCCTAcggaacctctctctctctctctctctctccttgtgtGTAATGTGTATAATTGTATATAAACCCACCCAACCCATAACCATCCTCCCACAACCACTTCTTATCCCAAATTCACTCAACTTTCTCTCTCACTTCAACTAAACAGTTCCTCTCTCACTTCAACTAAAcagttcctctctctctctcggacaATGGAAAACAAACTCAATACCGTCCCCGAAGACTTGTCTCAGGAATTCAACACGGACACAGACGACGATATCTCTCTCTGCAATTTCGCAATCTCCGGTTACGAGCACGACGGCGTCCGCTCTCCCCGGGCCAGCAACGCCTCCGACAGCGAGTCCTTCGAGTTCTTCCACGAGGTGAACGAGTACCGCAAGCGAGACTACCTATGCCTCAAGTCGGCGTCGTTCCACAAGGCGCGCGGCTTCGAGTGGGATGACTACCACGAGGATGGGAGGGAGTTGACCAGGTCGGGATCGAACCGGTGCCGGCCGAAGACGAACTCGCCGATCCAGAAGGTGAATATAACGGCGTTGACGGATATGTCGGCGAAGTCGAGGCGGAGGATGTTCATGTTCGGGCCGGTGAAGTTCAAGCCGGAGATGGACGTGGAGGCTATTAGGAAGAGGCGGAGCCGGCTCGGGCCGGTGAATATCCCGCCGATGCCGGAGGAAACGGAAATGAAAATGGTGAAGAGCGGCGGCGGAAGAGGGAAGAACGGCGGCGATGGAGGGATGCTGCGGCCGTTGTGGTGTAGGTCCCACCTGGCAACCGCGTTGGCCAAGTCGTTTGGTTGTGTTTCGGCTTCAATGGTTTGAACGTTGAAGAAGACGGTGGGTGCATGGCGTGTGGATATTGTTTGATTTCTTTGTTGGTTTATTTTGACTTTTTGGTTTGTGTCTTTTGACTTCTTGTATTTTCATGTACATTTCAAATTGTTAAATGgggatttaatttttgttagtaTTCGTTATGCTAGTTGTTATCAAGACCACTGATCTTATAAATGTCATGAGTTTCTTTATGGGGAATGATTTTCACACATCCTTTTTGATATCCACACGGCTTTCTTcgttttttagtgttgaaaatgtcagtaattttttttgctaaaaaaaaagaagtgtagaTATAAAATAGAGAAGTgggaaaatcatttccctttttttgtaACAAGAATATGTATTAAGTTGTAACTTTGCAAATGTTCCTACTATATCACCGCGGCATATAGTTGCGCAGAAAAAAGTTCATATTATCTAGATTTGCTAAGAACCACCGGAGGTGATAGCTTGGATGGTAGGGCCTCCCTCTTTCCCATGCAAGACTCGGTTTCGAGTCTTGCCAGTGGCAAGAGAAGCGGGTTAATTTGTACTCCTGCCATCTTGTATCTAGGTAGTGCTGTGGTGACGACCTGTCATTTCAGATATTAGCTATGGCTCAACCGGACATTTCACAGCGGATCGGGAGTCCTATGATTGCGTCCAAGGGGATTGCTACGCTGATTGCCCCCTTCCACCCTTTTTActgatcaaaacaaaacaaaataaaaaaatctagatTTGCTAGGAAGAGGAAAATCACAATGATAAAAAGATACCATACCATGTTTAGGTGATATATACATAATTaatgaaattgacaaaaaaccaaaaaggggCATTCCGAGAATTGAACTCGGGACCTCTCGCACCCTAAGCGAGAATCATACCACTAGACCAAATGCCCGTCGTTGCGATCACTATTTCCTACATCTTATTTAACTCTACAAAATCTAAAACCCTTCGCGGCTTCACCACTTGTGTTTTTTCACTACTCATCAAACCCCTGACTCAGTGGGGAGCGAAGACCGACACAGAAACCCTTGCTTCCGCCATCTCCTTCTCCTCGTCTCGGCTCTGAATCAGATTTTCATTTCAGACTttcactggaaaaaaaaaaaaatgacaagggCGTCCCTCCTTCACTTGGTCCGTTCGCACGCCGCTCGTCGTCtcaaatccacaaaccaaaacTCCCTCTCAGGTTCTTTCCCGATTattgaattctctctctctgcacgtgtatttatgtatgtatgtcTATGCTGATTTGGTGGAGTTATGTTAATGGCTAATGTCCCAGACCTAAGATTCGTGAGAGGGAGGATTGAGAGCGAGAGCGGAGGTCCTACTGAAGGATTTTGTGACTAAGGATTAAAGGGCTTTGCTTTACCCTAATCGAGACAAGTAAACTCTGTTTTCGTTGAATGCCGATTTCGAGTTTGATTTATAGTGATTCAGTTTAATCAGTGGTTGTTATATTGTTGAGGTTAAACCTTGTTATTCGTCTGTGTGCTGCTTGTATATGCGATGGTTTGGTAAAGAAAATTAGCTGAAGTGTGGTGGTGTACTCGATTTTCGCAGCTGTATTTTGTTTAATCAACTTGtctctttgaaattttgaatagtCGAAGAGGTTTGTGAATTAATTTTCTTATAGAAATGCTTAGAGCTGATAATTTTGGTACGTAAAAAACAGATACAGAATTGAATCTAGCTGAAGTCTTGAGCTACAATCAACTCTGAGGTAGAAAGAGCTGGGTGATCGGTAAATATTGTGGATTTGACCAAGAAAAGTGGTGAATATTTGGAAACAATCAACTCTGAGGTAGCAAGTGATCCAAACTTGAAATTGTTGTGTGGCGGGAAATGTGATGGGAAGTTGGCggatttgaagaagaaaagtgGTAAAGATTTGGAAACAATCAACTCTGAGGTAGCACTATCCAAATCTGAGGTTTCCCATCACATTTC
Proteins encoded in this region:
- the LOC131299832 gene encoding transcription termination factor MTERF8, chloroplastic-like, translating into MGMEDSMGHGEGKGLSRGGVKDSWPKKEEKKRQEVYSKKSSELYHFGVALLSKFSKFEERKHHPRGFSKEEEPSRGMFSKSAGSRRVSPLRYHYLIQNHPFSSSLQSLNNSPNQHSFTVRYLVKSCGFTPEKALSLSASKYCVKFEATGKPDSVLACFKKHGFTQTQITRIIAKQPRVLLCNPDKSILPKLEFFMSKGLSSGDVAKMVSASPLLLARSLENWIIPSFKFFSGLLRSEETTVSAMKLYSGLLLLKQTHVTANIELLREAGVSNSNIMFLLKSQPIGLTRDIKWNSTVLDEVKKMGFDSSKKMFVVAVHVLRAMTKLTWEKKVEVYKKWGWTDNDIIGAFKIYPMCMAASEKKINAAMDFFVNQMGWESSFLARKPIIIAMSLQNRIVPRSAVYQALLSKGLIETKDISLVTLLHFSEMQFLKKVLSYQKEEAPELLKLYKEKMDLAK